The following DNA comes from Methanothrix sp..
TGGGGTTGGAGGGGGAGTTGATGATTATCATCCTGGTCTTCTCGGTTATCCTCTCCTCTACCGCCTCCGGAGCCAGCCGGAGGTTCTCGTCCAGTGGAACGGAGACCGGCCTTGCCCCCACCAATTTGGTCAGCTCGGCATAGGAGAGAAAGCTCGGATCGCCCACCAGCACCTCCTCGCCCCGGTCGACCAGGGCGGCAATGGCCAGGAAGAGGGCCTCGCTGGCACCACTGGTGACCATTATATCATCAGCGGTGCAGTCGATCAGGTTCTCCCTTCTGAACTTCTCTGCCAGTGCCTCTCTGAGCTCCGGCACCCCGCAGTTGGAGGTGTAGCCGCACTGCCCCATCTCAATGGCCTTGATCGCTGCCCTCTTTATGTGGGCAGGGGTATCGAAATCCGGCTGGCCCAATCCCAGGTTGACTGAACCGGGCTTGGCCGACTCGAAGCATCTCCTAATTCCAGATATCTCAATCTCCTCTGTACAACGTGCAAACCTCATGGCTTCTCCCTCCGAATTTGCTCTCCTGTCTGATCATCTCTGTAGACCACATTGAGAATGTTAAAGCAGCCGAGGGTGCTCAACTCCTCTTTCATGATGTTCATCCTCACCCTCCCTCCCCTCCAGTAAAGGGTGATCTTCACATCCTCCTTCTCTATCTCCAATGATAGCGATTCCATGAACCTCTCCAGAGCCCGGCTGTTTGAGAATGGTACAACGAATATCGCTCGGTATCTGTCCTGCTTGCGGGCATATGAGGTCAGAATATAGCCATTGCTCTCGAACTCGCTGATCTCCTCAAAGCGGCATAATACCTCCTTCTCATGCTCTGTGGTCGAGTCGACCTTGGAGATTATCAGCAGAATTCTGGAGAGAAGCAGCCTATCGAATTTTCTGCCAAACCAGATGTTGATGGAGCCCTGTGTGAGCAGGATGGATGCAGAAGATCCACTGATCTCTATGGAGACCGGTTCCGGCCTGGAGGCTGAGGAGGAGGGCATCATCTCTAGATCCTGGCGGAGCAGATATAACCATTTCGAGAAATGATCCTCTGAGAGGATCGATTCCCATGGACCAATGCTTAACGGCTTTAAAGAGAGAGTTTTCCCAGGAGCCCTATGCCCAACTGTTGGGGATAGAGATCATCGAGCTGGAGGCGGGGCACGCCATCCTGAGGATGAGGACGAAGGAGAGCATGAGCAACCTCTTCGGAACAGTTCATGGGGCGGCCATATATTCCCTTCTCGATGCCGCCTTTGAGCTGACAGTCAACTCCCATGGCACAGTGGCGGTGGCACTGGGGGTAAATGTCAACTATCTGTCTTCAGCCCATCCCGGGGAGATGCTGCTGGCGGAAGGGCGGGAGATCAATCGATCCCGCAGGATAGCCTCCTGTGATATCCGGGTGACAGGAGGGGACGGCCGGCTGGTTGCCACCTGCCAGGCCCTGGCCTACAGAATGAGGGACCGACTCCCATTCCTGCCGCCTGAGGATGCTCCGAGTACACGATGATATCCCCCACTTGAGGGCACCTCGTACTTGAGGGCGTTCCCATATTTGACGGCATCCCAGCAATTGACGGTATCCCTGCTTGATGATATCCCGAGCATCACAAGGGCCTCTCTTGAACAGGGTTTATATTCCATCGCCTCTCAAGGATCAGGCGATGAAGCTTGAGCCCTGCATAAAGAGATACAAGGAGGATACTCACCGGGCGGTATCCCCGGAGGAGACTGAGGAACGCATCGAGGCGAAACTGCCTGCTGCCGGGATCACCAGGGTGGCAGATATAACCAACCTGGACCGGATCGGCATACCGGTCTTCTCTTCCATCCGGCCGATGGCCGATCGGGGAGCGATCTCCGTCTACAATGGCAAGGGGGCAACTCCTGTCGAGGCTCGTGTCTCGGCGATGATGGAGGGGCTTGAGCGTTACTCAGGAGAGGTGCGAGACCGGGAGCTATTCATTGCTCGTTATTCCAGTCTCGGCTCGGAGGCTCTGAACCCCGTCGATCTGATCCTCCCTCCCCAGGCGGTGGCGGATGCTGACGCCCCCATTCCCTGGGTTTGGGGATGGGATTTGATGAACGATGAGCAGATCATAGTTCCGGCCAATGCAGTATTTCATCCACTGCCCTCTGAGTACCTGAGGCTCTTCCGGAGCAATACCACTGGCCTGGCATCAGGAAATACCATGGAGGAGGCGATATTCCACGGCCTGGCAGAGGTGATAGAGAGGGATGCCTGGGCGATAGTGGAGGCTACGCGGCGCATGGGGCCGCTGATTACTGACATTCAGGATAGCCAGGCCAGGAGCCTCCTGGATAGGTTTGCTGCTGCAGAGGTGGATGTCTACCTGCGGGATATCACCAGCGATATCGC
Coding sequences within:
- a CDS encoding PaaI family thioesterase encodes the protein MDQCLTALKREFSQEPYAQLLGIEIIELEAGHAILRMRTKESMSNLFGTVHGAAIYSLLDAAFELTVNSHGTVAVALGVNVNYLSSAHPGEMLLAEGREINRSRRIASCDIRVTGGDGRLVATCQALAYRMRDRLPFLPPEDAPSTR
- a CDS encoding YcaO-related McrA-glycine thioamidation protein yields the protein MKLEPCIKRYKEDTHRAVSPEETEERIEAKLPAAGITRVADITNLDRIGIPVFSSIRPMADRGAISVYNGKGATPVEARVSAMMEGLERYSGEVRDRELFIARYSSLGSEALNPVDLILPPQAVADADAPIPWVWGWDLMNDEQIIVPANAVFHPLPSEYLRLFRSNTTGLASGNTMEEAIFHGLAEVIERDAWAIVEATRRMGPLITDIQDSQARSLLDRFAAAEVDVYLRDITSDIAVPTCAAAADDVKLRDPTLLTTGMGTHTSARVAVLRALTEVAQSRLTQIHGAREDTVTADFRRQIGYERTKRINRYWFDIGEKRSFSDIQSFESDDFLLDIRFMIGRLEEVGLERVVVVDLTREEIEVPVVRVIVPGLEIAGVDPERVGKRIRNARGRRLPRAKPIPS